One region of Flavobacterium sp. KACC 22763 genomic DNA includes:
- a CDS encoding DUF6249 domain-containing protein: protein MDDKILIPISFFLMIFGIVYLIYSTRNRERLALIEKGVDASIFLQGKGNGVPAWKIFVVNLAFLLIGSGVGIFLALLITTYTSLNDGAVYPSIIFIMAGIGLLTGFKTAKDLDKE, encoded by the coding sequence ATGGACGACAAAATTTTAATTCCAATTAGCTTTTTCTTAATGATCTTCGGGATTGTTTATCTTATTTATTCAACAAGAAACAGAGAGCGTTTAGCTCTTATCGAAAAAGGTGTTGACGCAAGTATCTTTTTACAAGGAAAGGGAAATGGAGTTCCAGCTTGGAAAATCTTTGTAGTAAATTTAGCATTCCTATTAATAGGAAGTGGTGTTGGAATTTTTCTAGCACTTCTCATTACAACTTACACTTCTCTAAATGACGGAGCAGTTTATCCTTCAATTATTTTCATTATGGCGGGAATCGGACTTTTGACTGGATTTAAAACAGCAAAAGATTTAGATAAAGAATAA
- the rnhA gene encoding ribonuclease HI, whose translation MNHEVHIYTDGAAKGNPGNGGYGVVMELVGTPHKKEFYEGFRLTTNNRMELLAVIVGLEKLKKPNMKVLVVSDSKYVVDSVEKKWVFGWEKKGYKDKKNPDLWKRFLIAYRKHQVDFKWIKGHNNHPQNERCDQLAVMASLQPKLSVDVYYETIGSKE comes from the coding sequence ATGAATCACGAAGTACATATATATACAGATGGTGCAGCAAAAGGAAACCCAGGAAATGGCGGTTATGGAGTCGTGATGGAACTGGTGGGCACTCCACACAAAAAAGAATTCTACGAAGGCTTTCGTCTCACTACCAATAATAGAATGGAGCTTCTGGCTGTAATTGTTGGCTTAGAAAAACTAAAAAAGCCCAACATGAAAGTCCTTGTAGTTTCAGATTCTAAATATGTTGTTGATTCTGTAGAAAAGAAATGGGTTTTTGGCTGGGAAAAAAAAGGATACAAAGACAAAAAAAATCCAGATTTATGGAAACGTTTTTTAATTGCATATCGAAAACATCAAGTAGATTTCAAATGGATTAAAGGTCATAATAATCATCCGCAAAACGAACGCTGTGATCAATTGGCCGTTATGGCGTCTTTGCAGCCCAAGCTTTCTGTCGATGTTTATTATGAGACCATTGGATCTAAAGAATAA
- the purN gene encoding phosphoribosylglycinamide formyltransferase has translation MKKIIVFASGSGTNAENIIKYFSNTEIAKVVSVFTNNASAKVIERAKNHQIPVEIFEKNELLERKVLQKIQKIDPDLIVLAGFLLKFPENIIEQYPNKIINIHPALLPNYGGKGMYGMHIHRAIVNNKEKETGISIHYVNENYDEGAIIFQANVALTDEDTPETVAEKIHELEQKHFPEIIHKILEQ, from the coding sequence ATGAAAAAAATTATCGTTTTTGCCTCAGGATCAGGAACTAACGCAGAGAACATTATAAAATATTTTTCGAACACTGAAATTGCGAAGGTTGTTTCGGTCTTTACAAATAATGCTTCGGCAAAAGTGATTGAAAGAGCCAAAAATCATCAAATTCCAGTCGAAATTTTCGAAAAAAACGAACTTTTAGAGAGAAAAGTGCTACAAAAAATACAGAAAATCGACCCAGATTTGATCGTTCTTGCTGGTTTTTTACTCAAATTCCCAGAAAACATAATTGAACAATATCCAAACAAAATAATAAATATACATCCAGCACTTTTACCTAATTATGGAGGCAAAGGAATGTACGGAATGCATATACATAGAGCTATAGTTAATAATAAGGAAAAAGAAACAGGTATTTCTATTCATTATGTAAACGAAAACTACGACGAAGGCGCTATAATCTTCCAAGCAAATGTAGCCCTAACAGATGAAGACACTCCAGAAACAGTTGCAGAGAAGATTCATGAACTGGAGCAGAAACATTTTCCAGAGATTATTCATAAAATATTAGAACAATAA
- a CDS encoding acyl carrier protein produces MSDIASRVKAIIVDKLGVDENEVVTEASFTNDLGADSLDTVELIMEFEKEFDIQIPDDQAENIATVGQAISYIEEAKK; encoded by the coding sequence ATGTCAGACATTGCATCAAGAGTAAAAGCGATTATCGTAGACAAATTAGGTGTTGACGAAAACGAAGTTGTAACAGAAGCAAGCTTCACTAATGATTTAGGAGCTGACTCATTAGACACTGTTGAGCTTATTATGGAATTCGAAAAAGAATTTGATATTCAAATTCCAGATGATCAAGCAGAAAACATTGCTACTGTTGGTCAAGCTATTTCTTATATCGAAGAAGCAAAAAAATAA
- the fabF gene encoding beta-ketoacyl-ACP synthase II, which translates to MALRRVVVTGLGALTPIGNNIQEYWNALVNGVSGAAPITYYDTEKHKTKFACEVKNFNIEDYMDRKESRRLDKFAQYAIAASDEAIKDAGITNDNVNKQRVGVIWGAGIGGLETFQDEVLYYAKGDGTPKFNPFFIPKMIADIAPAHISMRNGYMGPNYTTVSACASSANALIDAFNYIRLGMCDVIVSGGSEAAVTIAGMGGFSSMHALSTRNESPETASRPFDATRDGFVLGEGAGALVLEDYEHAKARGAKIYCEIGGGGMSSDAYHLTAPHPEGIGVIAVMENTLRDAGMSPDQVDHINTHGTSTPLGDVAELKAISKVFGDHAKNININSTKSMTGHLLGAAGAIEAIASILAMQHGIVPPTINHTVVDENIDPSLNLTLNKPQKREVNVAMSNTFGFGGHNACVLFKKLAD; encoded by the coding sequence ATGGCATTAAGGCGAGTTGTTGTAACAGGATTAGGTGCACTTACTCCTATTGGGAATAATATCCAAGAATATTGGAATGCACTTGTGAATGGAGTTAGCGGAGCCGCTCCGATCACATATTATGATACCGAGAAACACAAAACGAAATTTGCCTGCGAAGTAAAAAACTTCAATATTGAAGATTACATGGATCGCAAGGAATCTCGTAGATTAGATAAATTTGCACAATACGCAATTGCTGCCAGTGACGAAGCTATTAAAGATGCTGGAATCACAAATGATAACGTTAACAAACAAAGAGTTGGTGTTATTTGGGGAGCAGGAATTGGAGGTTTAGAGACTTTCCAAGATGAAGTATTGTATTACGCAAAGGGTGACGGAACTCCAAAGTTCAATCCTTTCTTTATTCCTAAAATGATTGCCGATATTGCTCCTGCACATATTTCTATGCGTAACGGGTATATGGGACCAAATTATACTACGGTTTCTGCTTGTGCATCTTCTGCAAATGCATTAATCGATGCTTTCAACTACATCCGTTTAGGAATGTGTGATGTTATTGTTTCTGGTGGTTCTGAAGCTGCTGTTACAATTGCAGGTATGGGAGGATTTAGCTCAATGCACGCTTTATCTACAAGAAACGAAAGTCCAGAAACAGCTTCAAGACCTTTTGATGCAACCAGAGATGGTTTCGTTTTAGGAGAAGGAGCAGGAGCTTTGGTTCTTGAAGATTACGAACATGCTAAAGCCAGAGGAGCAAAAATTTATTGCGAAATTGGCGGTGGCGGTATGTCATCTGATGCTTACCACTTAACTGCGCCACATCCAGAAGGAATTGGAGTTATTGCGGTAATGGAAAACACATTGAGAGATGCTGGAATGAGCCCTGATCAAGTTGACCATATCAACACTCACGGAACTTCTACTCCATTAGGAGACGTTGCTGAATTAAAAGCAATTAGTAAAGTTTTTGGAGATCATGCTAAAAATATCAACATCAACTCTACAAAATCGATGACAGGACACTTATTGGGTGCAGCTGGAGCTATTGAAGCTATTGCTTCTATCTTGGCAATGCAACACGGAATTGTTCCTCCAACGATTAACCATACAGTTGTTGACGAAAACATTGACCCATCTTTAAACCTTACTCTAAACAAACCTCAAAAAAGAGAAGTAAATGTTGCTATGAGTAATACATTTGGTTTTGGTGGACACAATGCTTGCGTATTGTTTAAAAAATTAGCTGACTAA
- the rnc gene encoding ribonuclease III, giving the protein MNIIKKIFSKSRSLEDGIFFDTIQKILGFQPSSIDFYRRAFTHRSSNKLDQNGHPINYERLEFLGDAMLSAVIAAHLFNKAPNGDEGYLTKMRSKIVSREHLNELGKDLNLVQFVESKVPIQHFGENIHGNIFESLIGAIYLDKGYTFCEKFIQKRVVTPYVDIARLEGKVISYKSLVIEWCQKEKRVFHYDIFEDNGIDGQRLFGVKLSIDDKVVARARATSKKKAEEKASQRAYFAFQEKIDKK; this is encoded by the coding sequence ATGAATATTATCAAAAAAATATTTTCTAAATCCCGTTCTCTAGAAGACGGGATTTTTTTTGACACTATTCAGAAAATTCTTGGTTTTCAGCCTTCTAGCATAGATTTTTACAGACGGGCGTTTACACATCGTTCGTCTAATAAATTAGATCAGAATGGGCATCCTATTAATTATGAACGTTTAGAATTTTTAGGAGATGCTATGTTAAGTGCCGTGATTGCTGCACATTTATTTAATAAAGCTCCAAATGGAGACGAAGGTTATTTAACTAAAATGCGTTCAAAAATTGTGAGTCGTGAACATTTGAACGAATTAGGTAAAGACTTAAATTTAGTGCAGTTTGTAGAGAGCAAAGTGCCAATTCAGCACTTTGGAGAAAACATTCATGGTAATATTTTTGAATCCCTTATAGGAGCTATTTATCTAGACAAAGGCTATACTTTTTGCGAGAAATTCATCCAAAAAAGAGTAGTTACGCCTTATGTAGATATTGCGCGATTAGAAGGAAAAGTTATAAGCTATAAAAGTCTTGTTATTGAATGGTGCCAGAAAGAAAAAAGAGTTTTTCATTATGACATTTTTGAAGATAACGGAATAGACGGTCAGCGTTTATTTGGTGTTAAATTGAGTATTGACGATAAAGTTGTTGCAAGAGCGCGAGCAACTTCAAAAAAGAAAGCAGAAGAAAAAGCATCGCAGAGAGCTTATTTTGCATTTCAAGAAAAAATTGACAAGAAATAG
- a CDS encoding IPExxxVDY family protein: protein MAIHKLDLDEFDEIDYYLMAIHTSLEDYRLAYFINKILPINLSKSKNEIHAQTKEGEANFSRFYYYDEEKAVSWNLIQNKNEIISVSTNDFQNLFSNETSEVSTTIHLLPEFKKVDFFLKIDNSEEALNFSEIQQKLNTIESIAAIYAVDTDKIKSKNNLIF from the coding sequence ATGGCTATTCATAAATTGGATTTAGACGAATTTGACGAAATTGATTATTATTTAATGGCAATTCATACTTCATTAGAAGATTATAGATTGGCCTATTTTATCAATAAAATCCTTCCGATCAACTTAAGTAAGAGCAAAAACGAGATCCATGCTCAAACTAAGGAAGGTGAAGCAAATTTTTCGAGATTCTATTATTATGATGAAGAAAAAGCTGTTTCCTGGAATTTAATTCAGAATAAAAATGAAATCATTTCTGTGAGTACAAATGATTTCCAGAATTTGTTTTCTAATGAAACAAGTGAGGTTTCGACAACAATTCATTTACTTCCTGAATTTAAAAAAGTCGATTTTTTCCTGAAAATTGATAATAGCGAAGAGGCGCTTAATTTTTCAGAAATTCAACAAAAATTAAACACAATAGAAAGTATTGCGGCTATTTATGCCGTTGATACAGACAAAATAAAATCAAAAAACAATCTAATTTTTTAA